A genomic stretch from Mauremys mutica isolate MM-2020 ecotype Southern chromosome 18, ASM2049712v1, whole genome shotgun sequence includes:
- the PRRT1B gene encoding proline rich transmembrane protein 1B — protein sequence MEGDLSCTSTEGLRSCEPPEGGNASMEGAMGPAWGATPDHSRGGITGLEQHGCTGSTPSSGLTSTVFEPNLPAHDGQEPKCTSGVTNTSFVGDPPPYSPPDPKTAHLMYPPFQAISGQVPIMYQPGPSQQNLPPGSFPYTIYNGLPASRLPGAADRRRPPKDYMVESVLVTVFCCLLTGVIALVYSHETRAALNRGDLIQAKLASKKARSLVFFSLLFGVFVCISWVIYVVVVLYL from the exons ATGGAAGGTGACCTCTCCTGCACCTCGACCGAGGGACTGAGGAGCTGCGAGCCCCCAGAGGGAGGCAATGCCAGCATGGAAGGAGCGATGGGGCCAGCCTGGGGTGCCACTCCAGACCACAGCAGAGGAGGGATTACAGGCCTGGAGCAGCATGGCTGTACTGGAAGTACACCTTCTTCTGGGCTCACAAGCACCGTGTTTGAGCCCAACCTCCCTGCACATGATGGGCAAGAACCCAAGTGCACTTCGGGAGTCACCAACACAAGCTTTGTTGGGGATCCTCCACCCTATTCTCCTCCAGACCCTAAGACCGCTCACTTGATGTACCCACCTTTCCAGGCCATCTCAGGACAAGTGCCCATCATGTACCAGCCAGGACCTTCCCAGCAGAATTTACCTCCTGGCTCCTTCCCATACACTATT TACAATGGGCTTCCTGCCAGCAGGCTTCCAGGAGCGGCAGACAGGAGGCGCCCGCCCAAAGATTATATGGTGGAGTCGGTGCTGGTGACGGTTTTCTGCTGCTTATTGACAGGGGTGATCGCCCTTGTCTACTCCCATGAG ACACGAGCAGCCCTGAACAGAGGAGACCTGATCCAAGCCAAGCTAGCATCCAAAAAAGCCCGATCCCTGGTTTTCTTCAGCCTGCTCTTTGGAGTGTTCGTTTGCATCAGCTGGGTCATCTATGTAGTGGTGGTCCTTTATCTATGA